A genomic region of Manihot esculenta cultivar AM560-2 chromosome 15, M.esculenta_v8, whole genome shotgun sequence contains the following coding sequences:
- the LOC110601350 gene encoding uncharacterized protein LOC110601350 isoform X2 produces the protein MVPSIATICRKFSGLLLLPLWILSLQNATSLADSYGYWPGKEHNPTQSWLNHGGNIYNRRYADKETNISPKTVSKLKLKWEFYAGKDISATPAIFNGSLYFPCSNGYLYAVKASDGSLIWKKNLHKLTGLLALVLLLL, from the exons ATGGTACCTTCTATAGCAACAATATGCAGGAAATTTTCtggccttcttcttcttcctctgtgGATACTGAGTCTGCAAAACGCCACAAGCTTAGCAGATTCTTAT GGGTATTGGCCTGgcaaggaacacaacccaaCACAAAGCTGGCTAAACCATGGAGGAAACATTTACAACAGAAGATATGCAGACAAAGAAACCaacatcagcccaaaaacaGTTTCCAAGCTAAAATTGAAATGGGAATTCTATGCAGGAAAAGATATTTCAGCAACACCAGCAATTTTCAATGGATCCCTTTACTTTCCTTGCTCGAATGGTTACCTGTATGCTGTTAAAGCATCAGATGGATCTCTGATTTGGAAGAAAAACTTGCACAAGTTAACAGGCCTTCTTG CCCTGGTTTTATTATTGCTGTGA
- the LOC110601350 gene encoding alcohol dehydrogenase (quinone), dehydrogenase subunit-like isoform X1 gives MVPSIATICRKFSGLLLLPLWILSLQNATSLADSYGYWPGKEHNPTQSWLNHGGNIYNRRYADKETNISPKTVSKLKLKWEFYAGKDISATPAIFNGSLYFPCSNGYLYAVKASDGSLIWKKNLHKLTGLLGILSNDSIVSRNTPTIADDDLLVVGIYSPGFIIAVKRSTGKLVWSTQLETHPSSLITMSGTYYKGLVILLSLIYLFILNTSLVIITYRDRNG, from the exons ATGGTACCTTCTATAGCAACAATATGCAGGAAATTTTCtggccttcttcttcttcctctgtgGATACTGAGTCTGCAAAACGCCACAAGCTTAGCAGATTCTTAT GGGTATTGGCCTGgcaaggaacacaacccaaCACAAAGCTGGCTAAACCATGGAGGAAACATTTACAACAGAAGATATGCAGACAAAGAAACCaacatcagcccaaaaacaGTTTCCAAGCTAAAATTGAAATGGGAATTCTATGCAGGAAAAGATATTTCAGCAACACCAGCAATTTTCAATGGATCCCTTTACTTTCCTTGCTCGAATGGTTACCTGTATGCTGTTAAAGCATCAGATGGATCTCTGATTTGGAAGAAAAACTTGCACAAGTTAACAGGCCTTCTTGGTATACTTTCTAATGATAGCATAGTTTCAAGAAATACTCCAACAATAGCAGATGATGATCTTCTTGTTGTCGGAATTTATAGCCCTGGTTTTATTATTGCTGTGAAGAGATCAACTGGAAAGCTTGTGTGGTCAACTCAGCTTGAAACTCACCCTTCAAGTCTTATTACTATGTCTGGAACTTACTACAAGGGGTTAGTCATTCTTCTTTCTCTCATATACCTCTTCATTTTGAATACTAGTTTAGTTATCATCACATACAGGGATAGAAATGGGTAG